The Mycoplasmopsis caviae sequence GACCCGCTCCACGTGTACGACCAATAGCATCTAATTCATCAATAAAGATAATAGCAGGGGCGTTTTTGCGAGCTTCTTCAAATACTGTTCTAACTCTTTTTGCACCTAGACCTACATACATTTCAACAAAGTTTGAAGCAGAAATGAAGTAAAATGGAACATTTGCTTCACCTGCTGTTGCTTTTGCTAAAAGAGTTTTACCTGTACCGGGAGGACCACCAAGTAAAATTCCATGTGGCATTCTCGCACCTGCAAGTGCATACTTTTTAGGATTTTTAAGATAGTCAACAATTTCCTCAATTTCTTCAATTGCTTCTTTATTACCAGCAACATCTTTAAATGTTTTATCTGATTTAACTTTTTTGGCTGGATTTCTTTCATCTCCAATTGCACCCATCATACTCATATTTTTCTTCATTAAATATCTGTATAAGAAAAACAATAAAAGTACCATAACAAAGGTTGGAAGTAATGATGTTATCAAACTTCTTAATAATGATGGTTGTCCATCAGAAAGTGGTTTAGATGAAAGCAAGCCAACAAATTCTTTGCCATCTTTTTCGAATGTTAAAACGTGTTTTGTAAAGAAATCATAAGGCGTCAAATTCATAAATTTATCCTTATCACCTAATGACTTAGCTAATGCCTCACCTATTAAACTGTGTGTCGAACTATAAAACGCTGCATTAATTCTATCTATCTCAGCTATCTTTTCAATTGCGACTGAACCATCAACAAACACATATCTTGCAGTTCCAAAATAAGAGTCAAATTCAAGCTTTGCAATATATTTATTGTCAGCTGAATTCTTTGCCGCTGCTTTAAGATCATTTATAAAATCATTAAGACTGGCAACTCTAGGCTTTGGTCCAAATTGTTTAAACAAGATATATGCTATAAAAGAAAATGCTACAACTGCTAACAATGTGATTAGTAAAATTGAAAGTGGACTTCTTTTACTTTTTTGCATAATTCTCCTTTCTGCAATAATTAAGTAATAGTTATTATATATTATTTAAATATTTAATTTAGTTTTAAACATTAAAATTCCATTTTCTTTTTGCAAATAATATTTATTATTTAACAAAAACTGTGGTTTTTTTGTATTATTTGCCTTCACAAAATTCACAAGATTATCAATTTTGCCTGATGATAAATTTATTTTTTCATTGCAATTTGCAAAAACAAATTTTCTAATAAGTTGCTTTTGATATTCATAATTCAAAGTGCAGAAAAAACTTACTCTAAATTTGTTTTCTTCTCATTGTTTATAGACACTGCTGTGTTTTATTTCTTGTAAAGCTAGTTTCTTATTTTGTTCATATATTTCATCTAGTATTTTTTGTTTTTGTTCATTAGATAGTTTACTGAGTTGGATTCTAAATTTGTTTCTGGTATAGATTGGCAAACTATTAGTGTAATCAAGTGCATAATCTATATTTCTTTCTTTGCATTTTATTAATATTTCATCTTTGAAATATTTGTTAACAAATGGCCTTTCAATTATGCAACCTTTATAAATATTGAATTCTTTAATGCCTCAAAACGACGGGGTTCGTTTTGCTTCCTTTTGCATAAAAACCGTTTCAATAAAATCATCTTTATGATGAGCAAGCAATATCTTTGAAGCTTTTAATTCATGATATTTATTTATAAAAATATCCATTCTTTTTTCACGTGCTCACTCTTCAAAATTGCCTGTTTTATAGTCGTTTTTGTCAAAGTTATATATTTCAAAATTTATATTATTTTTGGTGCAATAACTTCTTACAATTTCAACATCCTTGTATGAATCTGCTCTTTGATTATAATTAATGCAAATTACAAAAATTGGCTCACTTTTGTGAGCATATTCATCAAGAAGTAACATTGAATCAGGCCCACCACTAATTCCTAAAATATACATACTATTTGCCTTTGCGATGAACATTAAAATTATTCATTACTATTTTTATATCGTTGTAAACAAAGGATATTGCAGCTTTAACAGCAATGGCAAGCACTTGCTCAATAACGAGCATTTGGTCACTTGTAAAATTACTTAAAACATAATCTTTTAATTCTTTTTTAACATCTTTTCCAATGCCAATTCTTAGTCTTTTAAATTCACTATTTCCTAAACTATTTATTATACTTTGAACGCCATTATGACCTGCACTTGACCCGCCTATTTTAATTGCTGCTTGTCCAATTTCATAATCTTTTTCATCATGAATTACTAAGATATCAGCAGGATTTATCTTATAAAATGAAGCTACTGCTTGGACAAACTCACCTGAATTATTCATATATGTTGCAGGTTTAGCTAATATAAAATCTTCAGTTTTTGCATAATAACCGTTAAATTTTTCTTTTGTTAAAGTTAAATTAAAATTTGAACACAATTTGTCAATGGCTAAAAAACCAACATTGTGTCTTGTGAATCGATATTGTGAACCTGGATTTCCTAAACCTACAATTAATTTCATATGCTAATTATAAATTATTTTTTATTTATTATTAGCATTAGAAAATTGCAAATTTAAATATGTTTATTAACATGTTAATAATGAACTAATTTTGACTAGTTGTTATAATTAAGACATGAAGAAAAAAATAATTAAATTTGCTTTCCTACCGGCTTTATTATCAACCTTGCCAATTTTCATTTCATGCCACAAAAAAGAAATAAATGATAATAATGAACAGATTTCATTTGTTGATCAACTAACTAAAAATTACAATGAATATTTGCAAAAATATAATCAAGATAGAGAAACAAAAACAAAGGAATATGAAAAGAGAACTATTGACAAGAACACTCCTTTCCTTTCATTAGAAAAAGTTAATTATTTGTCGGTAACTGATAAGTCTAAAATTAAATTTGATCGAAGTTTTGCAGGTGAGTCGTTTTATTTGATTGAAAATGGTAAAAAACTTAAGTTTGAAAAAGGAATAGGTATTCATTCTCTAAGGGGTAACAAGGAACAAGAGATTGTTTATGACTTATCAAATTACAATTTTGATAACTTCTTTACTTTTTATGGTCTAGATGCAAGAAATAATAACAAAGGAGATGGAATTACTTTTGTCTTTTCAGTTTCACTAGACAACAAAAGTTATCATGTTTTACATGAAGACTCAAACCCTAAAAAAGGAAATGATGAACTTTCAAAAATTAACCTCAATATAAAAGGGTACAAATATCTAAAAATTAGTGTTAAGTCAAATCAAAACATTAATAATGATCACGGGGTTTTGGTAAATTCTCTATTTTACCAAAAAGACTATAAAACAGCATTATCCAATAAATTCGGGCTTGAATTGGATTTGGATAAATATGATAAATTTTTAGCAAATTTTGATGAAAATTCAACATTAAGTAATGAAGACAAGGTTAAATATCACAAAAGTATTATTGTTAATAGAATTGAACCTTTTAAACTTTTTGAGGCTCTTGAAATAGATGAAAATATTTTGTTTGCATTAAATTATTTATTTAATGAAGATAATGAAGCACTTGAACTTTATGCAACTGGTGGAGAAATAAATGATGAAAACAGTTCTGATAACTGATTAAATTCACTAAGTTCTCTTGGTTTGTTACTAAGGTTTCACAAAAGTGATTTGCAAATTAATAATAAGGACACTGATACAAACGTTAGGTTAGGTCTAATCTACAAAAAAATAATAATTGCTCTTGCTCTTAATAATCCATCAAAATATAAAGATTGATGAAACCAAGAGGAAATAAATCCATATGTTAGATACAATATTTTTAAAAAGCTACATGAAGAAAACGATGAAGAAGAACAAAAAGAATACTTCGAGGAACTTAAAGTAAAATTAAACCGCAGTAAAAAAGAAGATAAGGCACTTCTTGAATTAGAACAAAGAATTCAAAATAAAAGTTGGCATCCAAAATTAGACAAAAATATTTTTGATAATCTTGATATTGAACACATGAGAATGGTTATGGATGCAAGAATTTTTGACCAAGAAATAATGTGGTTTAACCACTATGCTAGAAAGCGTTCACATTTTGATGGTAATTTTTCAAAAGGTGGTTATGACTATGTAAAATACACAAAAGCAAATGCTCACGATATTTATTTTAAACAATATAACCTTTATAATCCTAATGATAGTGATGCAATAAAAGAATTTAATAAAGTTGACAAACTTTACAATTTGTCAAAATTTGGCATCAAAAATGATGGAAAATTTAAGGGTTGAGTTGCCGTTCATGTTGGTCAGGTTTGCGGTGGTATTTCTAAGCATGGTGCTGGAATGTGTGCATCTGTTGGTCGTCCAGCAAGAGAACTTGGACAACCAGGCCATTCAGCATACTTTAACTATAGACCGAATAATTATTGAAGTTTGGATAACAATATCTTTGGCTGATCTAAAACAAGATATACACTACACGGTGGTAGACTAATGAATAATTGAGTTCCCAGAGATCTTAAACATGTGAACATTGAATTTGCAGCTCCTTTTTTGATTTTAGCAGAAAATGTTTTAATGAATAAGGATGATTTTGATGTTTCGCAATTTTATGTATATTTAGCATCAAGACTTGAGAAAAAATATTCAAGAAATTCAGTAGAGTGAAACAAACAAATTAGCAAATATGAAAAACTGCTACACAAAGCAACTGTTGTTTCACAACTAAACTATAACGCTTGATATAAATTGACAACTAGTTATATTAATTCAAATAAAAGCGACCAAGACAAGAAAGATTTAACTAAGAAAATAGTTATTGCATTGCAAAATTATCCTATCGCTTATTATTATTTATCTAAAGTTCTTATTGAAAACATTAATGACCAAGCAATCAAAAGTGAATTAAATCAATTTGTTCTTAGTTTTCTTCATGCAAATTTAAAGCTTAAAGAAAGCGATATGATTAATGCAAATGTTTCAGTTGATGTTGCTAAAAATATTTTGAATGTTGATGAAGCAATAGCAACATTTAGTACAAAAGGTAAGGATGCGTATAAAATAATTTTTAATCCTAAATACGAAGGATCTTCTAATGTTTATCGAATAAGTTTAGATAATAAACAAAGTTTTATTGAAACCAGAGAACGAATTTATACATTAAATGAAGACGAAAAACAGAAACTAAACAAATCATTTGGTATTTATGTTGGAATTTTAGGAATTGATGAAACATTTAAAATTCAAATACGCTAGGTTTAAAGCACAAATTTTGTGCTTTTTTCTTTGACACTTTGAACTCTTTCATTTACCAAAAGTACTATAAAACAGTGTTTTTAGAAAATTTTGCCTTTTTAAATTGTGTTATAATAGCTCGGTTTGCAACGACTAAAATTATTTTCATAATTTTGCTTTTTTACTACTTATATTGGTGTGTGAGAAAAATTAAAATAAGTATAATTCATTGTGCTTTAATCAAAATGTTTTGCTTTTTGATAACGAATTTATAATGAAAGGTTTTTAATTAAAATAAATTTTTATGAAAAGTAATAAGAAAAAATCGTTTCTTGTACTTAATTCATTACCAATTATAGGATTAAGTACAATTCTTGTTTCTGCTGCTTGCAGTGAAAAAGTTAAGAATTATCAAGATAAAGAATATCTTAATAGATTAAAAAGTAGAATAGATGAAATAGAAAGAATGAATTTATTTGACAATTTATTAGAAACAAATGAAACAGATGTTTCTAAGATTGAATTGAATAGAAAGTTTACAAATAAAGGTAATGTTGATAAATTCAAAAGTGCCCTGGAGCATGCTAAAAGTGTCAATTCAGATGCTGATGCTAAAAGTGAACTTGAAAAACTTGAAACTTCACTAATTGATTTTAAAACTTCAATTAAAATTGGAACAAAAACTGTGGTTTTACCCTCAATTAAGCCTTCGCTTCCAACTGTAACTGATTGAAAAAATTTTCAAGAAGGTGTTAATGGAATCAAGTTTAATAGGTTTGGCAACTTAGCTAATATTTTTGAACTTAATTCTTCAAAGACAGTTAGGGAAACACTAGGGTTATTAAAGGATACAACAAAAGATAAAGACACCATTTCTAATATAAAAGTTTTATCATATGATGAATACGAAGGTAAAATTACAATTTCAGCAAAAATAACATCAAATGGAATTGAAATTG is a genomic window containing:
- the tilS gene encoding tRNA lysidine(34) synthetase TilS, which encodes MFIAKANSMYILGISGGPDSMLLLDEYAHKSEPIFVICINYNQRADSYKDVEIVRSYCTKNNINFEIYNFDKNDYKTGNFEEWAREKRMDIFINKYHELKASKILLAHHKDDFIETVFMQKEAKRTPSFWGIKEFNIYKGCIIERPFVNKYFKDEILIKCKERNIDYALDYTNSLPIYTRNKFRIQLSKLSNEQKQKILDEIYEQNKKLALQEIKHSSVYKQWEENKFRVSFFCTLNYEYQKQLIRKFVFANCNEKINLSSGKIDNLVNFVKANNTKKPQFLLNNKYYLQKENGILMFKTKLNI
- the pth gene encoding aminoacyl-tRNA hydrolase, with protein sequence MKLIVGLGNPGSQYRFTRHNVGFLAIDKLCSNFNLTLTKEKFNGYYAKTEDFILAKPATYMNNSGEFVQAVASFYKINPADILVIHDEKDYEIGQAAIKIGGSSAGHNGVQSIINSLGNSEFKRLRIGIGKDVKKELKDYVLSNFTSDQMLVIEQVLAIAVKAAISFVYNDIKIVMNNFNVHRKGK
- a CDS encoding NPCBM/NEW2 domain-containing protein, whose amino-acid sequence is MKKKIIKFAFLPALLSTLPIFISCHKKEINDNNEQISFVDQLTKNYNEYLQKYNQDRETKTKEYEKRTIDKNTPFLSLEKVNYLSVTDKSKIKFDRSFAGESFYLIENGKKLKFEKGIGIHSLRGNKEQEIVYDLSNYNFDNFFTFYGLDARNNNKGDGITFVFSVSLDNKSYHVLHEDSNPKKGNDELSKINLNIKGYKYLKISVKSNQNINNDHGVLVNSLFYQKDYKTALSNKFGLELDLDKYDKFLANFDENSTLSNEDKVKYHKSIIVNRIEPFKLFEALEIDENILFALNYLFNEDNEALELYATGGEINDENSSDNWLNSLSSLGLLLRFHKSDLQINNKDTDTNVRLGLIYKKIIIALALNNPSKYKDWWNQEEINPYVRYNIFKKLHEENDEEEQKEYFEELKVKLNRSKKEDKALLELEQRIQNKSWHPKLDKNIFDNLDIEHMRMVMDARIFDQEIMWFNHYARKRSHFDGNFSKGGYDYVKYTKANAHDIYFKQYNLYNPNDSDAIKEFNKVDKLYNLSKFGIKNDGKFKGWVAVHVGQVCGGISKHGAGMCASVGRPARELGQPGHSAYFNYRPNNYWSLDNNIFGWSKTRYTLHGGRLMNNWVPRDLKHVNIEFAAPFLILAENVLMNKDDFDVSQFYVYLASRLEKKYSRNSVEWNKQISKYEKLLHKATVVSQLNYNAWYKLTTSYINSNKSDQDKKDLTKKIVIALQNYPIAYYYLSKVLIENINDQAIKSELNQFVLSFLHANLKLKESDMINANVSVDVAKNILNVDEAIATFSTKGKDAYKIIFNPKYEGSSNVYRISLDNKQSFIETRERIYTLNEDEKQKLNKSFGIYVGILGIDETFKIQIR